AGGGAGGAGTTACGTAGTCAGTTTGAGTAGCTACACCAAGAGGGTATGTCCGTGACCactacgagatgagattttcagagttggctcgtcacgcattctggttggttcccacagagagggagaggactaggaggttcattgatggcctcaactatggactgcgTATTGTTATGACTCGAGAGAATGTATCAGGTGCTatgttcgacgaggtggttgatattgctcgacgGCTAGAGCTGGTgcgtagtcaggagcgtgaggagagggaggctaagaggcctcgtggttcaggtggCTTCAGCGGTGTTTCTTCTGGGGGTCAGTCCCACCATAACAGGGGTTGTCCTTATAGGCCCTCTCAGATGGCTCATCCaattcatcatggtgcatcagctagccatggttcatacagtgctcgcttgggtcagtcatctctcagtgcactcccagctcagagtttatCTCATGCTCCATCAGTTCATAGTTCATCTGTGCCAAGCCCctctagtagttattctggttctcggggtctaCTTCAGTACTTGCCACCATTGTCAGAGCGGGGTTGCTTCGAGTGTAGAGAGTTTGGTTATGTGAAGAGGCATTGTCCCCGCCTTTGGATTGTCCAGTTTAGCAGAGGATTGAGGCGGTGACTTccacaccagttacttcaccacccgctcatcCAGCTCGGGGTGAGGCTCAGGAATCTAGaggccgccctagagggggaggccgatcaagtggcggtagactcgattctatgctattcctgccaggccagaggtcgttgcttcagacacagtgatcatatgtattatctcagtatgccatagggatgcttctatattatttgaccctggttccacttattcgtatatatcatcatattttgctcgtcatttggatatgccccgtgagtccttagtttcacttgttcatgtatctatgcggtggacgatactattattgtggaccatgtgtatcggtcgtgtgtggtgactatttggGTATTGGAGACTAgatttgatctcttattgcttagtatggttgatttcgacgtgattttgggtatggattgtttGTCCCTATATCAtgatattctggattgtcacgccaagaccgtgacattggcgatgccgggactGCTGGGGATCGAGTGGAGtagttctctagattatgttcccagctgggtgatttcttatctgaaggcccaacggatggttgtgAAGGGGTGTctgccatatttggcctttgtgagggacgtTGGTACTGATACTCCTATTATTAATTATGTTCCCGTAGTGCGAGATTTTTCGAATGTGTTTCATGTAGACATGCGGGGTATGCCacctgacaaggatattgattttggtattgacttggtgctaggtactcagcccatttctattcctccatatcgtatggcaccagcagagctGAAGGAATTGAAAGGGTAGCTTcatgagcttcttgataaggggtttattaggcctagcgtgtcaccttggggttcaccggttttgtttgtgaagaagaaggatagtactatgtggatgtgtatcgactataggcagttaaacaaagttacaataAAAAACAAGTATCATTTACCGtgcattaatgatttatttgaccagcttcagggagcaagggtgttctctaagattgatttgaggtctggatatcactagttgaagattcaggactagTATATtttgaagacggcattcaggacccgctatattcactatgagttccttgtgatgtctttcgggctaaccaacgccccagcaacattcatgcatatgatgaatagtgtattccagccatatcttgattcgtttgtcatagtatttattgatgatatcctggtgtactcacgtagccaggaggagcatgcacaatttttgaggattgtactacagaggttgaggGAAGAGAAACTTTATACCAAGTTCTCCAAgagtgagttttggctcagtttggtggcattcttggggcacgtggtgtccagtgagggaattaaggtggatccaaagaagatagaggcagttcagagttggcccaaaccgtcttcagctactgagattctgagttttctcggcttggccgggtattatcgtcgctttgtggagggtttttcgtcCATTGCAGTgcctatgaccaggttgacccagaagggtgctccattcaggtggtcggatgagtgtgaggagagctttcaaaagctcaagactgccttgaccacatctccagtcctagttttgccttcagcgtcaggcttttatacagtgtattatgatgcttctcagattggtattgggtgtgttttgatgtaggagggaagagtgattgcttatgcttcataccagttgaagccccatgagaagagctaccatgttcatgatttggagctggcagccatcgttcatgcattgaagatttggaggcattatatctacggtgtgtcttgtgaggtatttatggatcatcggagtcaccaacacttgttcaaataaaaggatctaaatttgaggcagcgaagatggttggagctgctaaaggactatgatataccATTATGTATtttcccgggaaggccaatatgatgGCCGATGCCTTAATAGAAAGGCGGAATGGGTAGCTTTGCATTTATTCCGGTcggtgagagactgcttgcataagatgttcaggccttggccaattagttcgtgaggttaaATGTTTCGGAGTCCAGTCAGGTTccttgtatggtttctcggtcttccttatgatgacccccatttgcttgtcctcaaggacacggttcaacacggtgatgccaaggaggttactattggggatgatggggtgtttcggatgcagggtcgtatttgtgtgcccagtGTAGATGGACTAcgtaagttgattcttgaggatgcccacagttcgtggtattccattcatccgggtgccgcaaagatatatcaggacttaaggcaacactattggtggaggaggatgaagaaggatatagtgggttttgtagctcgatgcctaaattatcagcaggtgaagtacgagtattagagaccgggcggattacttcagaggcttgagattccggagtggaaataggagcatatcaccatggacttcgtagttgggctcccacgaattTCGAAGAATTTTGAtgtatttgggtaattgtggatcggttgaccatgtccgcacatttcattccagttgggactaacTATTCTTTGGAGCGATTGGATGAGATCTACATCCACAAGATTGTTCGCTTTCATAGTGTgctggtgtccatcatttcagatcggggcacgcagtttacgtcgcagttctggagggcagtgcagcgagagttaggcacacgggttgagttgag
The DNA window shown above is from Nicotiana tomentosiformis chromosome 8, ASM39032v3, whole genome shotgun sequence and carries:
- the LOC138897571 gene encoding uncharacterized protein; the protein is MRFSELARHAFWLVPTERERTRRFIDGLNYGLRIVMTRENVSGAMFDEVVDIARRLELVRSQEREEREAKRPRGSGGFSGVSSGGQSHHNRGCPYRPSQMAHPIHHGASASHGSYSARLGQSSLSALPAQSLSHAPSVHSSSVPSPSSSYSGSRGLLQYLPPLSERGCFECREFGYVKRHCPRLWIVQFSRGLRR